Proteins encoded by one window of Glycine soja cultivar W05 chromosome 15, ASM419377v2, whole genome shotgun sequence:
- the LOC114388388 gene encoding chitinase-like protein 2, producing the protein MSPTWVFVLGIIAAMLVVVNGQSSVKPLVKTVKGKKVCDKGWECKGWSAYCCNETISDYFQTYQFENLFAKRNSPVAHAVGFWDYRSFITAAALYQPLGFGTTGGKTSGQKELAAFFGHVGSKTSCGYGVATGGPLAWGLCYNKELSPDKFYCDDYYKLTYPCTPGAAYYGRGAIPLYWNYNYGKAGEALKVDLLNHPEYIEQNATLAFQAALWQWMNPPEKHLPSPHDVFVGNWKPTKNDTLSKRVPGFGATINLLYGDQTCGQGSDNEAMNNIISHYLYYLDLIGVGREEAGPNEVLSCAEQAAFKPPGSPSSATN; encoded by the exons atgagTCCAACATGGGTTTTTGTGTTAGGTATTATTGCAGCAATGTTGGTGGTTGTGAATGGACAATCATCAGTGAAGCCATTGGTGAAGACAGTGAAGGGGAAGAAGGTGTGTGACAAAGGGTGGGAGTGCAAGGGTTGGTCTGCTTATTGCTGCAATGAGACTATCTCCGATTACTTTCAGACATACCAGTTTGAGAACCTCTTCGCGAAGCGCAATTCGCCGGTGGCACATGCAGTCGGATTCTGGGACTACCGTTCTTTCATCACTGCTGCAGCACTGTATCAGCCTCTTGGCTTTGGCACCACTGGAGGAAAGACCAGTGGCCAGAAGGAGCTTGCTGCTTTCTTTGGCCATGTTGGCAGCAAGACCTCTT GTGGTTATGGGGTGGCTACAGGGGGACCCTTAGCCTGGGGCTTATGCTACAATAAGGAATTGAGTCCTGATAAATTCTACTGCGATGACTACTACAAATTAACCTACCCTTGTACTCCTGGTGCAGCATACTATGGCCGTGGTGCCATCCCACTTTACTG GAACTACAACTATGGAAAAGCTGGGGAAGCCTTGAAGGTGGATCTGTTGAACCATCCAGAATACATAGAACAAAATGCCACCTTAGCCTTCCAGGCTGCACTCTGGCAGTGGATGAACCCACCAGAGAAGCACCTACCATCACCCCACGATGTCTTTGTTGGCAACTGGAAACCCACAAAAAATGACACATTGTCCAAAAGGGTGCCTGGATTTGGTGCCACAATAAACTTGCTCTATGGGGACCAAACTTGTGGCCAGGGATCAGATAATGAGGCCATGAACAACATCATTTCACACTATCTTTATTACCTTGATCTCATAGGTGTTGGCAGAGAAGAGGCAGGACCTAATGAAGTACTCTCATGTGCTGAACAAGCTGCTTTTAAGCCCCCTGGCTCACCATCTTCTGCCACAAATTGA